From one Oceanivirga salmonicida genomic stretch:
- a CDS encoding ABC transporter ATP-binding protein, with amino-acid sequence AGKSTFLNLLSGEIIADSGKIELEDADISNIKAHKRAKFISKVHQDPSKGTAPSMTVLENMSMASNKGKKFGLGFGLEISKIEEFKSKLETLGLGIENQLETRVESLSGGQRQCLSLLMSTFNEPKILLLDEHTAALDPKTSNIILEKTKEIVEQNKNTITFMITHNM; translated from the coding sequence AGCAGGTAAGTCAACTTTTTTAAATTTATTAAGTGGAGAAATAATAGCAGATAGCGGTAAGATAGAGTTAGAAGATGCCGATATAAGCAATATAAAGGCTCATAAGAGAGCAAAATTCATATCTAAGGTACATCAAGACCCTTCAAAGGGAACTGCGCCGTCTATGACGGTTTTAGAGAATATGTCTATGGCTTCAAATAAGGGTAAAAAATTTGGATTAGGTTTTGGGTTAGAAATATCTAAAATAGAAGAGTTTAAATCTAAACTTGAAACATTAGGACTAGGTATAGAAAATCAATTAGAAACTAGAGTAGAATCATTATCAGGGGGTCAAAGACAATGTTTATCATTACTTATGTCAACATTTAATGAGCCTAAAATTTTATTATTAGATGAACATACTGCTGCATTAGATCCTAAAACTTCTAATATAATATTAGAAAAAACAAAAGAAATAGTAGAACAAAATAAAAATACTATAACTTTTATGATAACTCATAATATG